TCCCCCAATGGGGGAAGGAGCCCTGGCCGGGCAGGCGCTTGCCGTGGGCGTCGATCGTTTCGGCCCCCTCGGCAGTGGTCGGACGCAGCACAGGGGTCAGGCCGGCATTTGGCCGTCATCGGGCTGGCGCAAAGCCTGATGCGCTTACATTTGCGCGGCACGCCATCTTTCATCCCACTTTTTCCTGGAAAGCCGCCGATGCAGCGACGACACTTTTTGTATGCGGGCGCAGGCCTGCTGGCAAGTACCCTGGCCGGATGCGGCGGGGGCAGCGAGGCGCCGCTGCGCGTGCGCCCCAACGTGCTGCAGCTCTCGGGCGCCGAGCGCGAGCGCTATGTGCAGACGCTGCACGCGATGAAGCGCGCGCCTTCGGCGTTCGACCCGGCGATCAACGCCTACGACTACTTCGTGCAGTTGCACGGGCGGGCGTTTCCCTCGGCGCAAGACCCCACGCACTACAACGCGCACATGAGCGCGTCCTTCCTGCCCTGGCACCGCGAGTTTCTGCTGCGCTTCGAGCGCGAGCTGCAGCGCGTGTCGGGCGATGCGCAGATGGCCTTGCCCTACTGGGACTGGCAGCAGCAGGGCAGCTGGCGCGCGATCTTCACGGACGACTTCCTCGGGGGCAATGGCGACGCGGCCGACCGCTTCATCGTCAAGAGCGGCATGTTCCGCGAAGGGCTGTGGCCCATGGGCGCGTACTTTGACGAGACACCCGACGAGTTTGCCGATTCGGACGGCGACGGCATTGCCGACATCAACCCCGCGCCGCTGAGCCGGCGCGGCCTGACGCGGCGCTTTTCCATGCGCGGGCTGGACGCCGATTCGCTGGAGGTGATCGACGAATACATGGCCGGCCAGCCGCTGCAGCGCCTGCTGGCCCATGCGCACTACGACGCCCAGCCCTACATGGAGAGCATGCGCACCCCGCTGGAGCACCTGGAAAACATGCAAAGCTGGATAGAGCAGAGCATGCGCAAATACCTGGAGCGCGTGCTGCACAACCCGGTGCACGCGATGATCGGCGGGCAGATGGCGACGGGCACCTCGCCCAACGACCCGGTGTTCTTTCTGCACCATGCCAACGTGGACCGCCTGTGGGCGCTGTGGCAGGACGCCCATGCGGGCGCCGGCTACCCGAGCAGCGCCGAAGACGCGCGGGTGGGCAGCGGCGCGAGCCTGGACCTGTTGTCGGGCGACGTGCGCATCGGTTCGGTGCTGGACCTGGCCGCGCATTCGGGCGTGCGCTACGCCGGCGGCTGAGCCGCGCCGGCGCGCTCAGCCCCGGCGCGCCAGGCGCCTGAGCGCCAGCCACTGCTGGGCCCAGAAGCCGCGGCCGTAGTCGCGCCCGCACTGCACCTGGTCGCGGAT
The DNA window shown above is from Comamonas sp. NLF-1-9 and carries:
- a CDS encoding tyrosinase family protein, translating into MQRRHFLYAGAGLLASTLAGCGGGSEAPLRVRPNVLQLSGAERERYVQTLHAMKRAPSAFDPAINAYDYFVQLHGRAFPSAQDPTHYNAHMSASFLPWHREFLLRFERELQRVSGDAQMALPYWDWQQQGSWRAIFTDDFLGGNGDAADRFIVKSGMFREGLWPMGAYFDETPDEFADSDGDGIADINPAPLSRRGLTRRFSMRGLDADSLEVIDEYMAGQPLQRLLAHAHYDAQPYMESMRTPLEHLENMQSWIEQSMRKYLERVLHNPVHAMIGGQMATGTSPNDPVFFLHHANVDRLWALWQDAHAGAGYPSSAEDARVGSGASLDLLSGDVRIGSVLDLAAHSGVRYAGG